The Zonotrichia albicollis isolate bZonAlb1 chromosome 6, bZonAlb1.hap1, whole genome shotgun sequence genome window below encodes:
- the ANO9 gene encoding anoctamin-9 — protein sequence MQDEILLTPCRESPAEDTDSFASPNEEKWDFVLVSDIHEMGSEKEIKRKKFLDELSKKGFTIKKIEDTKLFYGVRAPPHIFWKYQRLLTNPNSRQQNSSAYQDVPMTTRIRVVHFILQNTVTSDLEKLHDLMKKKVFEAAFPLHKKEEIREILKKKWARWRVLFKEQPIEQIRCYFGEKVALYFAWLGWYTYLLIFAAVAGLATVAAGATVFSSSQVSKEICNANNTIMCPLCDQNCSFWLLSDTCTYAKVTHMIDNEATVVFAMFMAIWATVFLELWKRERANVVTSWDLYGWDEEEEELALQLINNSQHEPRLYQHSYLRSTIVLVLALLMIMVLIGIAHALVIYRAMAVAVFTQSDTSLLSQHADIVAVLTGSVLHYLTIVIMTKVNWKVALFLCDLEKPRTSTQRENSFTMKIFLFQFFTHFSSLIYVAFFLGRVNGHPGHYVRIAGHWRLEECHPSGCITDLFIQMAVIMLLKQTISNIMEYLIPLISHQLRKKKKHPQRRHLMLGEEEEAEDPCKRQWLNNYELNEVNVFSLFNEYLEIVIQYSFTTIFVAAFPLAPLLALVNNVIEIHMDAIKMMRLRRRMVPRKAKDIGIWLQVLEAIGILAVIGNGLVIAITSDFIPVQVYKYMYSPCTRENHTSMDCSTGYINNSLSVFHIQDFEPHTKVLPVFKGEQIKECRYRDYRNADDYTYTVQFWHIFAARLAFLILFEHVALCVKLIAAWYIPDVPQRVKNKILTEKHDHLREELSTAEYSTEV from the exons ATGCAG GACGAAATTCTGCTGACTCCCTGCAGGGAATCCCCTGCTGAGGACACGGACTCCTTTGCCTCCCCG AATGAAGAGAAGTGGGATTTTGTCCTGGTGAGTGACATCCACGAAATGGGCAGTGAGAAGGAGATCAAGAGGAAGAAGTTCCTGGATGAGCTGAGCAAGAAAGGTTTCACCATCAAG AAAATCGAGGACACAAAGCTCTTTTATGGAGTCCGTGCCCCACCACACATCTTCTGGAAATACCAGCGTCTCCTGACGAATCCCAACAGCAGGCAGCAAAACTCCAGTGCCTACCAGGACGTCCCAATGACCACCAG GATACGGGTCGTGCATTTCATCCTCCAGAACACTGTGACATCCGACTTAG agaagctgcatGACCTGATGAAGAAGAAGGTGTTTGAGGCAGCCTTTCCCCTGCACAAG aaagaagagataagGGAAATACTAAAGAAGAAGTGGGCTCGCTGGAGAGTTCTATTTAAGGAACAGCCAATTGAGCAAATCAG GTGCTACTTTGGAGAGAAGGTGGCCTTGTACTTTGCCTGGCTGGGCTGGTACACCTACCTGCTGATTTTCGCTGCCGTGGCTGGGCTGGCAACCGTGGCAGCTGGGGCTACTGTTTTCAGCTCCAGCCAGGTGAG CAAGGAGATCTGCAATGCCAACAACACCATCATGTGCCCTCTCTGTGACCAGAACTGCTCGTTCTGGCTCCTCTCTGACACCTGCACCTATGCCAAG GTCACTCACATGATTGATAATGAGGCCACGGTGGTGTTTGCCATGTTCATGGCCATCTGGG CCACTGTATTCCTGGAGCTGTGGAAGAGGGAGAGAGCCAATGTGGTCACCAGCTGGGACCTGTATGGGTGGGATGAGGAAGAG gaggagctggctctgcagctgaTCAATAACTCACAGCACGAGCCCCGGCTGTACCAGCACTCCTACCTGCGCAGCACCATCGTGCTCGTCCTGGCCCTGCTGATG ATCATGGTGCTGATTGGCATTGCCCACGCACTCGTCATCTACCGGGCGATGGCTGTGGCGGTGTTCACACAGAGCGACACGAGCCTGCTGAGCCAGCATGCCGACATCGTTGCCGTGCTGACGGGCTCCGTGCTGCACTACCTCACCATCGTCATCATGACCAAG GTCAACTGGAAAGTGGCCCTCTTCCTCTGCGACCTGG AGAAACCACGGACCTCCACCCAGCGTGAGAACAGCTTCACCATGAAGATCTTCCTCTTTCAGTTCTTCACACACTTCTCCTCGCTCATCTATGTCGCCTTCTTCCTGGGACG GGTCAATGGCCACCCAGGACACTACGTGCGCATCGCCGGCCACTGGAGGCTGGAGGAG TGTCACCCTAGCGGCTGCATCACCGACCTCTTCATCCAGATGGCTGTCATCATGTTGCTCAAGCAGACCATCAGCAACATCATGGAGTATCTCATCCC CTTGATATCCCACCAGCTAcggaagaagaaaaagcaccCCCAGAGGAGACATCTGATGttaggagaggaggaggaggcagaggaccCCTGCAAAAGGCAGTGGCTGAATAACTATGAACTCAACGAGGTCAATGTCTTCAGCTTGTTCAACGAGTACCTGGAGATAG TGATCCAGTACAGCTTCACCACCATCTTCGTGGCAGCCTTTCCCCTGGCCCCGCTGCTGGCCCTCGTCAACAATGTCATCGAGATCCACATGGACGCCATCAAGATGATGCGGCTGCGCCGGCGCATGGTGCCCAGGAAGGCTAAGGATATCG GGATCTGGCTGCAGGTCCTAGAGGCCATTGGCATCCTGGCTGTCATTGGGAATGGGCTGGTGATCGCCATCACCTCCGACTTCATCCCCGTGCAGGTCTACAAGTACATGTACAGCCCCTGCACGAGGGAGAACCACACCAGCATGGA ctgctccacCGGGTACATCAACAACAGCCTCTCCGTATTCCACATCCAGGACTTCGAGCCCCACACCAAGGTGCTGCCAGTATTTAAAGGGGAGCAGATCAAGGAGTGCAG gtacCGGGATTACCGCAATGCTGACGACTACACCTACACCGTCCAGTTCTGG